A genomic region of Methanothermobacter sp. CaT2 contains the following coding sequences:
- a CDS encoding phenylacetate--CoA ligase, which produces MIWNPEAECMSQEEKQELQLRRLQETVKRAYENVPYYNKRLNDLEVFPEDIETLDDIEKLPFTTKNDLRDAYPFGMFAVPDEDIVEVHTSSGTTGKPVVSGYTRRDLEIWSEVMARSLTMGMATKKDRIQNCYGYGLFTGGLGVHYGAQKIGATVIPISAGNTKRQIEIMQDFGTTIITCTPSYALYLAEVLEKEGVDIESLNLKSGIFGAEMWTEEMRNAIEERLGLTALNIYGLTEIIGPGVAQECTEKNGLHIFEDHFYPEIIDPKTEEKLPYGRKGELVLTTLTREGMPILRFRTKDITALRNDECGCGRTLVRMDRITGRSDDMLKIRGVIVFPSQIERALLKIKGLEPHYQIVVTRPEFLDELEVQVEASPKLFSDEVKHVEEARRMIEKHIHSEIGLRVNVTLVEPGSLPRSEGKAIRVIDKRKFD; this is translated from the coding sequence ATGATATGGAACCCTGAAGCAGAATGCATGAGTCAGGAAGAAAAACAGGAATTACAGCTCAGGAGACTGCAGGAGACAGTTAAAAGAGCCTATGAAAACGTGCCATACTACAACAAACGTTTAAACGATTTAGAGGTGTTTCCAGAGGACATAGAAACACTGGATGATATAGAGAAGCTGCCCTTCACCACAAAGAATGACCTCAGGGACGCATACCCCTTCGGGATGTTTGCAGTGCCAGATGAGGATATAGTGGAGGTCCACACATCATCAGGGACCACCGGTAAGCCAGTTGTTTCCGGTTACACCAGGAGGGACCTTGAAATATGGTCTGAGGTCATGGCGAGATCCCTGACCATGGGGATGGCAACAAAGAAGGACCGTATACAGAACTGCTATGGCTACGGGCTTTTCACAGGGGGTCTTGGTGTCCACTACGGGGCGCAGAAGATCGGGGCGACCGTCATCCCAATCTCAGCGGGTAACACCAAGAGGCAGATCGAGATAATGCAGGACTTCGGGACCACAATAATAACATGCACACCCTCCTATGCACTCTACCTTGCAGAGGTCCTTGAAAAGGAGGGCGTCGACATTGAAAGTCTGAACCTCAAATCAGGCATATTCGGTGCCGAGATGTGGACCGAAGAAATGAGAAATGCCATAGAGGAAAGGCTGGGCCTCACCGCCCTCAACATCTATGGCCTCACAGAGATAATAGGCCCAGGCGTCGCCCAGGAGTGTACCGAGAAGAACGGCCTCCACATCTTTGAGGACCACTTCTACCCGGAGATAATAGACCCGAAAACAGAAGAGAAACTCCCCTATGGCAGGAAGGGGGAGCTGGTACTCACAACACTCACAAGGGAGGGTATGCCAATCCTCAGGTTCAGGACAAAGGACATAACAGCCCTCAGGAACGATGAATGCGGATGCGGCCGTACCCTTGTGAGAATGGACAGGATAACAGGTAGAAGCGACGACATGCTCAAGATCAGGGGTGTCATTGTCTTCCCATCACAGATCGAAAGGGCCCTCCTCAAGATAAAGGGTCTTGAACCACACTACCAGATAGTGGTCACAAGGCCCGAGTTTCTGGATGAGCTTGAGGTCCAGGTTGAAGCGTCCCCCAAACTCTTCTCCGATGAGGTTAAACATGTGGAAGAGGCCAGAAGGATGATAGAGAAGCATATACACAGTGAAATAGGTCTGCGTGTTAACGTCACACTTGTGGAACCGGGAAGCCTTCCAAGAAGTGAGGGTAAAGCCATAAGGGTAATAGATAAGAGGAAATTTGACTAA
- a CDS encoding ACT domain-containing protein, which produces MKLKQISVFLENRKGRLKNAIHALSEEGVNIRALSIADTSEFGILRMIVSDPEAARKALEKKNFVVRVNDVIAVEVPDEPGGLDGILGVLTERDINVEYIYAFVEKKGEKAVVVIRTEDVDEGIRALEDAGIPVLSSEDIYIL; this is translated from the coding sequence ATGAAACTGAAGCAGATATCAGTCTTTCTTGAAAACAGAAAGGGCAGGCTGAAAAATGCCATTCACGCCCTTTCAGAGGAGGGTGTAAACATAAGGGCCCTTTCCATTGCGGACACATCCGAATTTGGGATACTGAGGATGATAGTTTCGGATCCCGAAGCTGCAAGGAAAGCCCTTGAGAAGAAGAACTTCGTGGTAAGGGTCAACGATGTTATAGCCGTTGAGGTACCTGATGAACCCGGAGGACTTGACGGTATACTGGGTGTGCTCACAGAGAGGGATATAAACGTGGAATACATCTACGCCTTCGTTGAGAAAAAGGGGGAAAAGGCAGTTGTAGTTATAAGGACAGAGGATGTTGATGAGGGTATAAGGGCACTTGAGGATGCGGGGATCCCCGTACTTTCATCTGAGGATATCTACATCCTCTAA
- a CDS encoding indolepyruvate oxidoreductase subunit beta yields the protein MSYNIYVCGVGGQGIIKTSVIIGEAAMNEGMNVVMSEIHGMAQRGGAVSTEIRFGDVRGSIIPQGEADLVIAFEPLEALRALPKMSKDACVIVNTSKIPPFNLIKSPHPYPPLEEIIKTLEENAGMVRSFNGEKIAVEAGHILSLNMVMLGAAAATSGFPVGKETLIDSMTNNLPPKLMEVNLRAFHEGFEAVNCE from the coding sequence ATGAGCTACAACATTTATGTGTGTGGTGTTGGCGGCCAGGGGATAATAAAGACATCCGTTATAATCGGTGAGGCCGCCATGAATGAGGGAATGAATGTTGTCATGAGTGAGATCCATGGGATGGCCCAGAGGGGTGGTGCTGTCTCAACGGAGATAAGGTTCGGTGATGTGAGGGGTTCCATCATACCGCAGGGTGAGGCTGACCTTGTAATAGCCTTCGAACCCCTTGAGGCCCTGAGGGCACTTCCCAAAATGTCCAAAGACGCCTGTGTAATTGTGAATACATCAAAGATACCACCATTCAACCTGATAAAAAGTCCACACCCCTATCCTCCCCTGGAAGAGATAATTAAAACTCTCGAGGAGAATGCAGGAATGGTGAGGAGCTTCAATGGGGAGAAAATCGCTGTGGAGGCCGGTCACATACTATCACTCAACATGGTTATGCTGGGCGCCGCAGCGGCCACCAGCGGGTTTCCAGTGGGTAAAGAGACACTTATAGACTCCATGACGAATAACCTGCCCCCAAAGTTGATGGAAGTGAACCTGAGGGCATTCCATGAGGGGTTTGAAGCCGTTAATTGTGAGTGA